Proteins encoded within one genomic window of Trichoderma asperellum chromosome 2, complete sequence:
- a CDS encoding uncharacterized protein (EggNog:ENOG41): protein MILMPRYARRRSPIKLAVNFNASRILNSLRASTTNRDAWLDQRPEPYPLSLREDVGYIIKTGYGTRHRVPALINAFSRSGDILGEENSNFIVAGDWTAANKTLDGSPSVHNVVNLMMETKVGHSLRDHPRFGKYRSLQEAIDSSEEDKANELGQSFGWELDALKFITSMELAYRKMPNKKWYIILDDDTFLIGPSLYLLLSHLDPARPWYIGNAVGDYKTRFAHGGSGILLSGDAVRRLFDRPDIVAQSYINSLDETWGDRLVGLTLIKLGIYVDERYSHYFNGEPPEMARVLGDRLCSPLVSLHGLRKPGSMENIGHVLSKRKQPVVWGELWELFANTSLQKAGSEPARQMRDYVGPMGDEATEIVSADACRLKCRNRKSCLAWTYDRETRECRASPWMVIGDNSAETRESGLDWQAVEPLLQQCGRESM from the exons ATGATCCTTATGCCACGATATGCCCGCCGACG CTCTCCAATCAAGCTGGCTGTCAACTTCAATGCTTCTCGAATTTTGAATTCGCTCCGTGCGTCCACTACGAACCGAGACGCATGGCTGGACCAGCGTCCTGAGCCTTACCCATTAAGCCTACGCGAGGATGTCGGCTATATCATCAAAACCGGCTATGGCACACGACACCGGGTACCTGCACTCATCAACGCTTTCTCCCGCAGCGGTGACATTCTAGGCGAAGAAAATAGCAACTTTATTGTGGCTGGCGATTGGACTGCGGCAAACAAGACGCTTGATGGGTCACCTAGCGTGCACAATGTTGTGaatttgatgatggagacCAAAGTTGGCCACTCATTACGAGACCATCCCCGCTTCGGGAAGTACCGCTCTCTACAAGAAGCCATAGACTCCTCCGAAGAGGATAAGGCGAATGAGCTTGGACAAAGTTTTGGGTGGGAGTTGGACGCCTTGAAG TTCATAACAAGCATGGAGTTGGCTTACAGAAAGATGCCCAACAAGAAATGGTACATTATTCTAGACGACGATACCTTCTTGATTGGGCCTTCACTGTATCTTCTGCTAAGCCACTTGGATCCTGCCAGGCCATGGTACATAGGCAATGCGGTAGGCGACTACAAAACTCGATTTGCACATGGAGGGTCTGGCATCTTGCTCTCAGGAGACGCAGTTCGGCGATTATTCGATCGCCCCGACATTGTCGCCCAGTCATATATCAACTCGCTCGACGAGACATGGGGTGACCGACTGGTAGGGTTGACGCTGATCAAACTGGGGATATATGTCGACGAGCGGTATAGCCACTATTTCAACGGTGAGCCCCCCGAGATGGCCCGAGTCCTGGGAGACCGCCTCTGTTCGCCCCTGGTATCCCTCCATGGTCTCCGCAAGCCAGGGTCCATGGAAAACATCGGCCATGTACTCTCCAAGAGGAAGCAGCCCGTGGTCTGGGGTGAGCTGTGGGAGCTGTTTGCCAACACTTCACTTCAGAAAGCTGGCAGCGAGCCGGCACGTCAGATGCGGGACTACGTGGGGCCGATGGGCGACGAAGCAACGGAGATCGTATCGGCAGACGCGTGCCGCCTCAAGTGCCGGAATAGGAAGAGTTGCCTGGCGTGGACTTATGATAGAGAGACACGGGAATGCCGTGCCAGTCCTTGGATGGTTATTGGAGACAACAGCGCAGAGACGAGAGAGTCAGGGCTCGATTGGCAGGCGGTGGAGCCCCTGCTGCAACAATGCGGTCGAGAATCCATGTAA
- a CDS encoding uncharacterized protein (TransMembrane:1 (o12-32i)~MEROPS:MER0005855) codes for MPDKTTSVVSYAAGASLAAAALIYVFGPTFTIDHDTTSSRKKTIVGLRNQANDCFINSVLQALAGLGELRVYLIRETHRRRIEDPAVYANLVQPLDGTQLAQWKLQGLQDGLVTHGLKEMLDALNERPISKKAISPFPFVKVLEIAFKQRISRQQQDAQEFLQIVAERLKDEYHAGERARLHARNLGIMAAADSNSKDGNDTDRSEDAADSTTGVAINIDLAEVQRAVREIRVQPELEEGFPLEGKYESHIQCQTCGYTTKPREETFCTLTLAVPQVSSTSLSACFDGIFKTEYIDDFKCEMCRLVQTKTNLEHEMAKSTSESFRALAQENIERLQMAIETDPERPPEDVELGDIRYAPKRKIAKTTRMSTFPRILAVHLSRSIYGVGQITQKNSAKVSFPERLPLGSVAEQHKYKLLGVVTHRGGHNSGHYEAFRRQNTPSPFANINTFQKSEIYSKTPTPLSTPQISARQADSPSISTPDLLSPSSDTTSSTPSLESTGPPPRSVPVDLPKPMMNGKDRDGETSSLRSVAASTKSALSKLAPPRSSLNGASSPGVAKSQPRPKKRKLAEKWWRVSDEKVREAKTSEVLGMQKEVYLLFYELDTEQ; via the coding sequence ATGCCCGATAAAACGACGTCGGTTGTTTCATACGCCGCCGGAGCGTCcctcgccgcagccgcccTCATCTACGTCTTCGGTCCAACCTTCACCATCGACCACGACACCACCAGCTCGCGCAAGAAAACCATTGTCGGCCTGCGCAACCAGGCGAATGACTGCTTCATCAACTCGGTGCTGCAAGCCTTGGCCGGCCTGGGCGAGCTGCGGGTCTATCTGATCCGCGAGACACATCGCCGCCGCATCGAAGACCCGGCCGTGTACGCCAACTTGGTGCAGCCCCTGGATGGGACACAGCTTGCGCAGTGGAAGCTGCAGGGTCTTCAGGATGGACTGGTAACACATGGGCTAAAGGAGATGCTGGATGCGCTTAATGAGCGGCCCATTTCAAAAAAGGCCATCTCGCCCTTCCCGTTTGTCAAGGTGCTGGAGATAGCTTTCAAGCAGCGCATCAGCAGACAGCAGCAGGATGCGCAAGAGTTTTTGCAGATTGTAGCAGAACGACTCAAGGACGAATATCATGCCGGCGAGCGCGCGCGGTTGCATGCCCGCAACTTGGGCATCATGGCAGCAGCCGATTCGAACTCCAAGGATGGCAACGATACCGACAGGTCGGAGGATGCTGCCGACAGCACTACCGGAGTAGCAATCAATATCGACTTGGCAGAAGTGCAGAGGGCAGTTCGCGAGATTCGCGTCCAGCCGGAGCTCGAGGAAGGATTTCCCTTGGAAGGAAAATATGAGTCGCATATTCAGTGCCAGACTTGCGGCTACACCACCAagccaagagaagagacttTTTGTACTCTGACACTGGCAGTTCCGCAAGTCTCGTCAACCTCATTGAGCGCTTGCTTTGACGGTATATTCAAGACGGAGTATATCGACGATTTTAAATGCGAAATGTGCCGTCTAGTACAGACTAAGACCAACCTCGAACACGAAATGGCCAAATCGACGTCCGAGAGCTTCAGAGCCCTAGCTCAAGAAAATATCGAAAGGCTTCAGATGGCTATAGAGACCGACCCCGAACGACCGCCCGAAGACGTGGAACTCGGCGATATTCGGTATGCGCCGAAGAGAAAGATTGCCAAGACGACACGCATGTCTACATTTCCCAGAATCTTAGCCGTTCACCTATCTCGATCAATTTATGGTGTTGGTCAGATCACGCAGAAAAATTCGGCCAAGGTGTCGTTTCCTGAGCGATTACCTCTAGGGAGTGTTGCAGAGCAGCACAAGTATAAGCTACTCGGCGTCGTGACACATAGGGGAGGCCATAACAGTGGCCACTACGAAGCATTTCGGCGGCAAAATACGCCATCTCCTTTTGCGAACATCAATACGTTTCAAAAATCTGAAATCTATAGCAAGACGCCGACGCCCCTTTCAACACCGCAGATTTCAGCCCGTCAAGCCGATAGCCCTTCTATCTCAACTCCAGATTTGCTGTCGCCATCCTCAGACACTACCTCATCCACGCCATCGTTAGAATCTACTGGGCCTCCTCCGCGGAGCGTTCCTGTCGATCTCCCGAAACCCATGATGAACGGCAAAGATAGAGACGGCGAGACCAGCAGCCTTCGATCTGTAGCCGCATCTACCAAGTCAGCGCTGTCTAAGCTCGCGCCTCCTAGGTCAAGCCTTAATGGAGCTTCATCCCCTGGCGTGGCCAAGTCTCAACCTCGACCTAAGAAGCGAAAGCTTGCGGAAAAGTGGTGGCGAGTCAGCGATGAAAAAGTGCGCGAGGCAAAGACAAGCGAAGTCTTGGGCATGCAGAAAGAAGTCTATCTGCTCTTCTACGAGCTGGACACTGAGCAATGA
- a CDS encoding uncharacterized protein (SECRETED:SignalP(1-18)~EggNog:ENOG41~MEROPS:MER0011312), translated as MKTVLPWALLALTQVTSACLLPHERDETEMKPIVRRQGSNGTPIGKGDRFDGGSTAPRGLGTQSSSTSFSTLLNVNEIKSGLQGLVNTYGIQTFNTPYKTAQGATVIGAQIGGNGTCSNAYRTFINGNIHARERGSMDSVLYFAADLLYANKNNVGLTYGSKSYTNAQVKTALSTGLVIIPLSNPDGVAYDQSTNSCWRKNRNSNSGGVDLNRNFDFLWDFTRLFSSSVQSSVASTSPSSETYHGTSAFSEAETKNIKWVFDTFSKIRWFVDLHSYAGDVLWNWGSDENQSQYSYMNFLNSSYSSVRGILTDTPSPGRGYGEYVPQAELNDKITAANRIASGLTGGGGRSYDAFQSANLYPTSGASDDYAYSRHFSDPTKSLVHSFTVEFGFPNNAASCPFYPSVSQYNSNLRATSAGFMEFLLAANDLGLGDATTC; from the coding sequence atgaagacgGTTCTTCCTTGGGCGCTTCTCGCGCTCACCCAAGTGACATCGGCATGTCTTCTCCCTCATGAGCGTGACGAAACTGAGATGAAGCCAATCGTCCGCCGCCAGGGCAGCAACGGAACTCCGATTGGAAAGGGCGACAGATTTGATGGCGGCTCAACTGCACCAAGAGGGCTAGGCACTCAGTCGTCATCCACTTCTTTTAGCACCCTCCTCAACGTCAATGAGATCAAGAGTGGCCTACAAGGCCTCGTAAATACTTACGGGATCCAAACATTCAATACCCCATACAAGACAGCCCAGGGAGCCACCGTTATTGGGGCCCAAATTGGCGGGAACGGTACTTGTTCCAACGCCTATCGCACATTCATTAACGGCAACATCCATGCTCGAGAGCGCGGGTCTATGGATAGCGTACTCTACTTCGCTGCCGACCTGCTGTACGCAAATAAGAATAACGTTGGTCTTACATACGGATCCAAGTCGTATACCAACGCCCAGGTGAAAACCGCCCTGTCCACAGGACTAGTCATCATTCCACTTAGCAATCCGGATGGAGTGGCCTATGACCAGTCAACCAACAGCTGCTGGCGAAAGAACCGCAACTCCAACTCAGGAGGAGTCGATCTGAACCGAAACTTTGATTTCCTTTGGGACTTCACCCGCCTGTTCTCCTCTTCAGTGCAGTCAAGCGTCGCCTCAACGTCTCCTAGCTCTGAGACTTACCACGGAACCAGTGCTTTCTCTGAAGCCGAGACCAAGAACATCAAGTGGGTGTTTGACACATTCTCCAAGATCCGTTGGTTTGTCGACCTTCATTCTTATGCAGGTGACGTGCTATGGAACTGGGGTAGCGACGAAAACCAGTCCCAGTATTCGTACATGAACTTCCTCAACAGCTCCTACAGCAGCGTCCGAGGCATTCTCACAGACACTCCCAGTCCTGGCAGGGGCTACGGCGAATATGTTCCTCAGGCTGAACTCAACGATAAAATCACTGCAGCTAACCGCATTGCTTCTGGATTGACCGGCGGCGGTGGTCGCAGTTATGATGCCTTCCAGTCAGCCAATCTGTATCCCACGTCGGGCGCCAGTGACGATTATGCTTATTCGCGACACTTTTCCGACCCTACCAAGAGTCTTGTTCACTCATTCACAGTGGAGTTTGGCTTCCCCAACAACGCCGCATCTTGCCCATTCTACCCATCAGTCTCTCAGTATAACTCCAACCTCCGTGCAACCAGTGCTGGCTTCATGGAGTTTTTGTTGGCAGCTAACGATCTTGGACTTGGAGACGCAACAACTTGTTAA
- a CDS encoding uncharacterized protein (BUSCO:EOG092D3TNE) — protein MADQQQSPCRILVMASGFGSNFQALIDAVAAGRIRNSKIIRLVVNRRNVQSIKRAESAGIPWEYFNLISNGFIAKGEKDEQKVAEARYRYDAALAERVLSAEEKPELIVLAGWMHVFSGGFLEPMEKAGVKVINLHPALPGEFDGAGAIERAFAELKAGRITRTGIMAHYVIQEVDRGTPIMVQEIEWNGEELHELEDKIHSREHELIVKATAKVVDEILEKRAKQV, from the exons ATGGCCGACCAGCAACAGTCACCATGCCGCATCCTGGTTATGGCCTCTGGCTTTGGCTCAAACTTCCAGGCTCTCATTGACGCTGTTGCCGCGGGACGGATCCGAAATAGCAAGATTATTCGTCTTGTCGTGAATAGGAGAAATGTGCAATCAATTAAGCGAGCAGAAAGCGCAG GCATTCCTTGGGAGTATTTCAACTTAATCAGCAACGGATTTATAGCCAAGGGAGAAAAGGACGAGCAGAAAGTTGCTGAAGCTCGGTATAGATATGATGCTGCACTGGCCGAGAGGGTATTATcagcagaagagaagccaGAGCTAATTGTCCTCGCTGGGTGGATGCATGTATTCTCAGGTGGCTTCCTGGAGCCTATGGAAAAAGCAGGTGTGAAAGTTATCAATTTACATCCGGCCTTGCCTG GGGAGTTTGATGGAGCTGGTGCAATCGAGAGAGCTTTTGCAGAGCTCAAAGCTGGCCGAATAACACGCACTGGTATCATGGCTCACTATGTTATCCAAGAGGTGGATAGAGGTACTCCTATTATGGTTCAAGAGATTGAGTGGAACGGAGAGGAGCTTCACGAGCTCGAGGACAAGATTCATTCGCGGGAGCATGAGCTGATTGTGAAGGCTACGGCGAAAGTGGTTGATGAGATATTGGAAAAGCGGGCAAAGCAAGTCTAA